A single region of the Metarhizium brunneum chromosome 6, complete sequence genome encodes:
- the TRYP_16 gene encoding Trypsin, producing the protein MVRITAIALAPTFFATLAVAATIDKRIVGGEDVPAGEIKFIVSLRDQNGTHVCGGSLLDSTTVLTAAHCLIDDEIQVVSVTAGTVSTKTGGVNATVASVEKHPNYTPGAPSDCPADLPLHECGRRADLPGGREENDIAILKLSTPIEKNDNIDYAGLPPAGGDAVVNSTGIAAGWGAQIPLESTVPKDGEMKPIILAEKLSKVVLDIHAREDCAAKYKNQQVGDRDTIVCAGGQGKNPCKGDSGGPLFHPETRELLGVVSWSISDRYEDDLCNKTPTVFTRVGSYINWINDNLGSRPSSRLAAVKHCTRPENDVMQCFNALLFCHARELSPDAPVLEHLECIDRIQICADQKTRLDQCVANAKVCKEQEKLPVGDLVNLARCAKKDL; encoded by the exons ATGGTGCGCATTACTGCTATTGCACTAGCCCCCACGTTTTTTGCTACTTTAGCAGTAGCAGCAACTATTGATAAGAGGATAGTAGGCGGTGAAGATGTTCCGGCCGGTGAAATCAAGTTTATTGTCAGTCTTCGTGATCAGAATGGGACTCATGTTTGCGGGGGCAGCCTGTTAGACAGCACCACAGTTCTTACGGCTGCTCATTGCCTTATCGACGACGAGATCCAAGTTGTCTCTGTGACAGCGGGAACAGTG TCCACCAAGACGGGGGGAGTAAATGCAACAGTTGCATCTGTCGAGAAGCACCCCAATTACACACCAGGCGCGCCCAGTGATTGCCCAGCGGACTTGCCGTTGCATGAATGTGGCAGACGCGCGGACTTACCGGGCGGTCGGGAAGAAAATGATATTGCCATCCTAAAATTATCAACTCCGATTGAGAAGAACGACAATATTGACTATGCCGGGCTTCCTCCGGCCGGCGGGGATGCCGTGGTCAATTCCACCGGGATAGCTGCAGGCTG GGGCGCACAAATCCCTCTGGAATCAACTGTTCCCAAAGATGGAGAAATGAAACCCATCATCCTAGCTGAAAAACTTAGCAAGGTTGTTCTTGACATTCACGCACGCGAGGACTGTGCCGCCAAGTACAAGAACCAGCAAGTAGGTGATAGAGATACCATAGTATGCGCTGGTGGACAAGGCAAGAATCCATGCAAGGGGGACAGCGGTGGTCCTCTTTTCCACCCGGAAACAAGGGAGTTGCTTGGTGTCGTGTCATGGAGCATCAGCGACAGATACGAAGACGATCTTTGCAACAAGACTCCCACCGTGTTTACCAGAGTTGGCAGCTACATCAACTGGATCAACGACAACCTTGGTTCTAGGCCTAGCTCTAGGCTTGCTGCTGTGAAGCACTGCACACGCCCTGAAAACGACGTGATGCAGTGCTTCAACGCCTTACTGTTCTGCCACGCTCGTGAACTGAGCCCTGACGCACCGGTGTTAGAGCACCTTGAATGCATCGACAGAATACAAATATGCGCGGACCAAAAGACACGACTAGATCAGTGCGTAGCCAACGCGAAGGTGTGCAAAGAACAAGAGAAGTTGCCTGTAGGGGATCTGGTCAACCTTGCTCGATGTGCTAAGAAAGATCTTTAG